From a single Rutidosis leptorrhynchoides isolate AG116_Rl617_1_P2 chromosome 5, CSIRO_AGI_Rlap_v1, whole genome shotgun sequence genomic region:
- the LOC139847637 gene encoding uncharacterized protein isoform X1, giving the protein MFNSLFEATLFICFQSIPSRHNYYRSLEIVSISNPQASFQFVTVVLQKKYPQFGQLHNGSFMQQDAEECLTQISYTLSQTLRSPNWTERRARKSSFFFRTQCSLLEGFPALMDCQICPVFLEEGVKSESDDCEES; this is encoded by the exons ATGTTCAATTCGTTATTTGAAGCCACACTCTTCATCTGTTTCCAATCGATCCCCAGTCGCCATAACTATTATCGCTCACTAGAGATCGTTTCAATTAGCAACCCTCAAGCTTCGTTTCAATTCGTCACAGTC GTATTACAGAAAAAGTATCCTCAATTTGGGCAGCTGCATAATGGATCGTTTATGCAACAG GATGCAGAAGAATGCTTGACACAAATATCGTATACTCTTTCACAGACCCTTAGATCACCCAATT GGACTGAAAGGAGAGCTAGAAAAAGTTCCTTCTTCTTTAGGACGCAGTGCAGTTTACTTGAAGGATTTCCAGCATTAATGGATTGCCAAA TTTGTCCGGTTTTTCTGGAAGAGGGCGTCAAATCAGAAAGCGACGATTGTGAGG
- the LOC139847637 gene encoding uncharacterized protein isoform X2, with protein MFNSLFEATLFICFQSIPSRHNYYRSLEIVSISNPQASFQFVTVVLQKKYPQFGQLHNGSFMQQDAEECLTQISYTLSQTLRSPNWTERRARKSSFFFRTQCSLLEGFPALMDCQKS; from the exons ATGTTCAATTCGTTATTTGAAGCCACACTCTTCATCTGTTTCCAATCGATCCCCAGTCGCCATAACTATTATCGCTCACTAGAGATCGTTTCAATTAGCAACCCTCAAGCTTCGTTTCAATTCGTCACAGTC GTATTACAGAAAAAGTATCCTCAATTTGGGCAGCTGCATAATGGATCGTTTATGCAACAG GATGCAGAAGAATGCTTGACACAAATATCGTATACTCTTTCACAGACCCTTAGATCACCCAATT GGACTGAAAGGAGAGCTAGAAAAAGTTCCTTCTTCTTTAGGACGCAGTGCAGTTTACTTGAAGGATTTCCAGCATTAATGGATTGCCAAA